Proteins encoded in a region of the Moritella marina ATCC 15381 genome:
- a CDS encoding PfaB family protein, giving the protein MTELAVIGMDAKFSGQDNIDRVERAFYEGAYVGNVSRVSTESNVISNGEEQVITAMTVLNSVSLLAQTNQLNIADIAVLLIADVKSADDQLVVQIASAIEKQCASCVVIADLGQALNQVADLVNNQDCPVAVIGMNNSVNLSRHDLESVTATISFDETFNGYNNVAGFASLLIASTAFANAKQCYIYANIKGFAQSGVNAQFNVGNISDTAKTALQQASITAEQVGLLEVSAVADSAIALSESQGLMSAYHHTQTLHTALSSARSVTGEGGCFSQVAGLLKCVIGLHQRYIPAIKDWQQPSDNQMSRWRNSPFYMPVDARPWFPHADGSAHIAAYSCVTADSYCHILLQENVLQELVLKETVLQDNDLTESKLQTLEQNNPVADLRTNGYFASSELALIIVQGNDEAQLRCELETITGQLSTTGISTISIKQIAADCYARNDTNKAYSAVLIAETAEELSKEITLAFAGIASVFNEDAKEWKTPKGSYFTAQPANKQAANSTQNGVTFMYPGIGATYVGLGRDLFHLFPQIYQPVAALADDIGESLKDTLLNPRSISRHSFKELKQLDLDLRGNLANIAEAGVGFACVFTKVFEEVFAVKADFATGYSMGEVSMYAALGCWQQPGLMSARLAQSNTFNHQLCGELRTLRQHWGMDDVANGTFEQIWETYTIKATIEQVEIASADEDRVYCTIINTPDSLLLAGYPEACQRVIKNLGVRAMALNMANAIHSAPAYAEYDHMVELYHMDVTPRINTKMYSSSCYLPIPQRSKAISHSIAKCLCDVVDFPRLVNTLHDKGARVFIEMGPGRSLCSWVDKILVNGDGDNKKQSQHVSVPVNAKGTSDELTYIRAIAKLISHGVNLNLDSLFNGSILVKAGHIANTNK; this is encoded by the coding sequence ATGACGGAATTAGCTGTTATTGGTATGGATGCTAAATTTAGCGGACAAGACAATATTGACCGTGTGGAACGCGCTTTCTATGAAGGTGCTTATGTAGGTAATGTTAGCCGCGTTAGTACCGAATCTAATGTTATTAGCAATGGCGAAGAACAAGTTATTACTGCCATGACAGTTCTTAACTCTGTCAGTCTACTAGCGCAAACGAATCAGTTAAATATAGCTGATATCGCGGTGTTGCTGATTGCTGATGTAAAAAGTGCTGATGATCAGCTTGTAGTCCAAATTGCATCAGCAATTGAAAAACAGTGTGCGAGTTGTGTTGTTATTGCTGATTTAGGCCAAGCATTAAATCAAGTAGCTGATTTAGTTAATAACCAAGACTGTCCTGTGGCTGTAATTGGCATGAATAACTCGGTTAATTTATCTCGTCATGATCTTGAATCTGTAACTGCAACAATCAGCTTTGATGAAACCTTCAATGGTTATAACAATGTAGCTGGGTTCGCGAGTTTACTTATCGCTTCAACTGCGTTTGCCAATGCTAAGCAATGTTATATATACGCCAACATTAAGGGCTTCGCTCAATCGGGCGTAAATGCTCAATTTAACGTTGGAAACATTAGCGATACTGCAAAGACCGCATTGCAGCAAGCTAGCATAACTGCAGAGCAGGTTGGTTTGTTAGAAGTGTCAGCAGTCGCTGATTCGGCAATCGCATTGTCTGAAAGCCAAGGTTTAATGTCTGCTTATCATCATACGCAAACTTTGCATACTGCATTAAGCAGTGCCCGTAGTGTGACTGGTGAAGGCGGGTGTTTTTCACAGGTCGCAGGTTTATTGAAATGTGTAATTGGTTTACATCAACGTTATATTCCGGCGATTAAAGATTGGCAACAACCGAGTGACAATCAAATGTCACGGTGGCGGAATTCACCATTCTATATGCCTGTAGATGCTCGACCTTGGTTCCCACATGCTGATGGCTCTGCACACATTGCCGCTTATAGTTGTGTGACTGCTGACAGCTATTGTCATATTCTTTTACAAGAAAACGTCTTACAAGAACTTGTTTTGAAAGAAACAGTCTTGCAAGATAATGACTTAACTGAAAGCAAGCTTCAGACTCTTGAACAAAACAATCCAGTAGCTGATCTGCGCACTAATGGTTACTTTGCATCGAGCGAGTTAGCATTAATCATAGTACAAGGTAATGACGAAGCACAATTACGCTGTGAATTAGAAACTATTACAGGGCAGTTAAGTACTACTGGCATAAGTACTATCAGTATTAAACAGATCGCAGCAGACTGTTATGCCCGTAATGATACTAACAAAGCCTATAGCGCAGTGCTTATTGCCGAGACTGCTGAAGAGTTAAGCAAAGAAATAACCTTGGCGTTTGCTGGTATCGCTAGCGTGTTTAATGAAGATGCTAAAGAATGGAAAACCCCGAAGGGCAGTTATTTTACCGCGCAGCCTGCAAATAAACAGGCTGCTAACAGCACACAGAATGGTGTCACCTTCATGTACCCAGGTATTGGTGCTACATATGTTGGTTTAGGGCGTGATCTATTTCATCTATTCCCACAGATTTATCAGCCTGTAGCGGCTTTAGCCGATGACATTGGCGAAAGTCTAAAAGATACTTTACTTAATCCACGCAGTATTAGTCGTCATAGCTTTAAAGAACTCAAGCAGTTGGATCTGGACCTGCGCGGTAACTTAGCCAATATCGCTGAAGCCGGTGTGGGTTTTGCTTGTGTGTTTACCAAGGTATTTGAAGAAGTCTTTGCCGTTAAAGCTGACTTTGCTACAGGTTATAGCATGGGTGAAGTAAGCATGTATGCAGCACTAGGCTGCTGGCAGCAACCGGGATTGATGAGTGCTCGCCTTGCACAATCGAATACCTTTAATCATCAACTTTGCGGCGAGTTAAGAACACTACGTCAGCATTGGGGCATGGATGATGTAGCTAACGGTACGTTCGAGCAGATCTGGGAAACCTATACCATTAAGGCAACGATTGAACAGGTCGAAATTGCCTCTGCAGATGAAGATCGTGTGTATTGCACCATTATCAATACACCTGATAGCTTGTTGTTAGCCGGTTATCCAGAAGCCTGTCAGCGAGTCATTAAGAATTTAGGTGTGCGTGCAATGGCATTGAATATGGCGAACGCAATTCACAGCGCGCCAGCTTATGCCGAATACGATCATATGGTTGAGCTATACCATATGGATGTTACTCCACGTATTAATACCAAGATGTATTCAAGCTCATGTTATTTACCGATTCCACAACGCAGCAAAGCGATTTCCCACAGTATTGCTAAATGTTTGTGTGATGTGGTGGATTTCCCACGTTTGGTTAATACCTTACATGACAAAGGTGCGCGGGTATTCATTGAAATGGGTCCAGGTCGTTCGTTATGTAGCTGGGTAGATAAGATCTTAGTTAATGGCGATGGCGATAATAAAAAGCAAAGCCAACATGTATCTGTTCCTGTGAATGCCAAAGGCACCAGTGATGAACTTACTTATATTCGTGCGATTGCTAAGTTAATTAGTCATGGCGTGAATTTGAATTTAGATAGCTTGTTTAACGGGTCAATCCTGGTTAAAGCAGGCCATATAGCAAACACGAACAAATAG
- a CDS encoding type I polyketide synthase, which translates to MAKKNTTSIKHAKDVLSSDDQQLNSRLQECPIAIIGMASVFADAKNLDQFWDNIVDSVDAIIDVPSDRWNIDDHYSADKKAADKTYCKRGGFIPELDFDPMEFGLPPNILELTDIAQLLSLIVARDVLSDAGIGSDYDHDKIGITLGVGGGQKQISPLTSRLQGPVLEKVLKASGIDEDDRAMIIDKFKKAYIGWEENSFPGMLGNVIAGRIANRFDFGGTNCVVDAACAGSLAAVKMAISDLLEYRSEVMISGGVCCDNSPFMYMSFSKTPAFTTNDDIRPFDDDSKGMLVGEGIGMMAFKRLEDAERDGDKIYSVLKGIGTSSDGRFKSIYAPRPDGQAKALKRAYEDAGFAPETCGLIEGHGTGTKAGDAAEFAGLTKHFGAASDEKQYIALGSVKSQIGHTKSAAGSAGMIKAALALHHKILPATIHIDKPSEALDIKNSPLYLNSETRPWMPREDGIPRRAGISSFGFGGTNFHIILEEYRPGHDSAYRLNSVSQTVLISANDQQGIVAELNNWRTKLAVDADHQGFVFNELVTTWPLKTPSVNQARLGFVARNANEAIAMIDTALKQFNANADKMTWSVPTGVYYRQAGIDATGKVVALFSGQGSQYVNMGRELTCNFPSMMHSAAAMDKEFSAAGLGQLSAVTFPIPVYTDAERKLQEEQLRLTQHAQPAIGSLSVGLFKTFKQAGFKADFAAGHSFGELTALWAADVLSESDYMMLARSRGQAMAAPEQQDFDAGKMAAVVGDPKQVAVIIDTLDDVSIANFNSNNQVVIAGTTEQVAVAVTTLGNAGFKVVPLPVSAAFHTPLVRHAQKPFAKAVDSAKFKAPSIPVFANGTGLVHSSKPNDIKKNLKNHMLESVHFNQEIDNIYADGGRVFIEFGPKNVLTKLVENILTEKSDVTAIAVNANPKQPADVQMRQAALQMAVLGVALDNIDPYDAVKRPLVAPKASPMLMKLSAASYVSPKTKKAFADALTDGWTVKQAKAVPAVVSQPQVIEKIVEVEKIVERIVEVERIVEVEKIVYVNADGSLISQNNQDVNSAVVSNVTNSSVTHSSDADLVASIERSVGQFVAHQQQLLNVHEQFMQGPQDYAKTVQNVLAAQTSNELPESLDRTLSMYNEFQSETLRVHETYLNNQTSNMNTMLTGAEADVLATPITQVVNTAVATSHKVVAPVIANTVTNVVSSVSNNAAVAVQTVALAPTQEIAPTVATTPAPALVAIVAEPVIVAHVATEVAPITPSVTPVVATQAAIDVATINKVMLEVVADKTGYPTDMLELSMDMEADLGIDSIKRVEILGAVQELIPDLPELNPEDLAELRTLGEIVDYMNSKAQAVAPTTVPVTSAPVSPASAGIDLAHIQNVMLEVVADKTGYPTDMLELSMDMEADLGIDSIKRVEILGAVQEIITDLPELNPEDLAELRTLGEIVSYMQSKAPVAESAPVATAPVATSSAPSIDLNHIQTVMMDVVADKTGYPTDMLELGMDMEADLGIDSIKRVEILGAVQEIITDLPELNPEDLAELRTLGEIVSYMQSKAPVAESAPVATASVATSSAPSIDLNHIQTVMMEVVADKTGYPVDMLELAMDMEADLGIDSIKRVEILGAVQEIITDLPELNPEDLAELRTLGEIVSYMQSKAPVAEAPAVPVAVESAPTSVTSSAPSIDLDHIQNVMMDVVADKTGYPANMLELAMDMEADLGIDSIKRVEILGAVQEIITDLPELNPEDLAELRTLEEIVTYMQSKASGVTVNVVASPENNAVSDAFMQSNVATITAAAEHKAEFKPAPSATVAISRLSSISKISQDCKGANALIVADGTDNAVLLADHLLQTGWNVTALQPTWVAVTTTKAFNKSVNLVTLNGVDETEINNIITANAQLDAVIYLHASSEINAIEYPQASKQGLMLAFLLAKLSKVTQAAKVRGAFMIVTQQGGSLGFDDIDSATSHDVKTDLVQSGLNGLVKTLSHEWDNVFCRAVDIASSLTAEQVASLVSDELLDANTVLTEVGYQQAGKGLERITLTGVATDSYALTAGNNIDANSVFLVSGGAKGVTAHCVARIAKEYQSKFILLGRSTFSSDEPSWASGITDEAALKKAAMQSLITAGDKPTPVKIVQLIKPIQANREIAQTLSAITAAGGQAEYVSADVTNAASVQMAVAPAIAKFGAITGIIHGAGVLADQFIEQKTLSDFESVYSTKIDGLLSLLSVTEASNIKQLVLFSSAAGFYGNPGQSDYSIANEILNKTAYRFKSLHPQAQVLSFNWGPWDGGMVTPELKRMFDQRGVYIIPLDAGAQLLLNELAANDNRCPQILVGNDLSKDASSDQKSDEKSTAVKKPQVSRLSDALVTKSIKATNSSSLSNKTSALSDSSAFQVNENHFLADHMIKGNQVLPTVCAIAWMSDAAKATYSNRDCALKYVGFEDYKLFKGVVFDGNEAADYQIQLSPVTRASEQDSEVRIAAKIFSLKSDGKPVFHYAATILLATQPLNAVKVELPTLTESVDSNNKVTDEAQALYSNGTLFHGESLQGIKQILSCDDKGLLLACQITDVATAKQGSFPLADNNIFANDLVYQAMLVWVRKQFGLGSLPSVTTAWTVYREVVVDEVFYLQLNVVEHDLLGSRGSKARCDIQLIAADMQLLAEVKSAQVSVSDILNDMS; encoded by the coding sequence ATGGCTAAAAAGAACACCACATCGATTAAGCACGCCAAGGATGTGTTAAGTAGTGATGATCAACAGTTAAATTCTCGCTTGCAAGAATGTCCGATTGCCATCATTGGTATGGCATCGGTTTTTGCAGATGCTAAAAACTTGGATCAATTCTGGGATAACATCGTTGACTCTGTGGACGCTATTATTGATGTGCCTAGCGATCGCTGGAACATTGACGACCATTACTCGGCTGATAAAAAAGCAGCTGACAAGACATACTGCAAACGCGGTGGTTTCATTCCAGAGCTTGATTTTGATCCGATGGAGTTTGGTTTACCGCCAAATATCCTCGAGTTAACTGACATCGCTCAATTGTTGTCATTAATTGTTGCTCGTGATGTATTAAGTGATGCTGGCATTGGTAGTGATTATGACCATGATAAAATTGGTATCACGCTGGGTGTCGGTGGTGGTCAGAAACAAATTTCGCCATTAACGTCGCGCCTACAAGGCCCGGTATTAGAAAAAGTATTAAAAGCCTCAGGCATTGATGAAGATGATCGCGCTATGATCATCGACAAATTTAAAAAAGCCTACATCGGCTGGGAAGAGAACTCATTCCCAGGCATGCTAGGTAACGTTATTGCTGGTCGTATCGCCAATCGTTTTGATTTTGGTGGTACTAACTGTGTGGTTGATGCGGCATGCGCTGGCTCCCTTGCAGCTGTTAAAATGGCGATCTCAGACTTACTTGAATATCGTTCAGAAGTCATGATATCGGGTGGTGTATGTTGTGATAACTCGCCATTCATGTATATGTCATTCTCGAAAACACCAGCATTTACCACCAATGATGATATCCGTCCGTTTGATGACGATTCAAAAGGCATGCTGGTTGGTGAAGGTATTGGCATGATGGCGTTTAAACGTCTTGAAGATGCTGAACGTGACGGCGACAAAATTTATTCTGTACTGAAAGGTATCGGTACATCTTCAGATGGTCGTTTCAAATCTATTTACGCTCCACGCCCAGATGGCCAAGCAAAAGCGCTAAAACGTGCTTATGAAGATGCCGGTTTTGCCCCTGAAACATGTGGTCTAATTGAAGGCCATGGTACGGGTACCAAAGCGGGTGATGCCGCAGAATTTGCTGGCTTGACCAAACACTTTGGCGCCGCCAGTGATGAAAAGCAATATATCGCCTTAGGCTCAGTTAAATCGCAAATTGGTCATACTAAATCTGCGGCTGGCTCTGCGGGTATGATTAAGGCGGCATTAGCGCTGCATCATAAAATCTTACCTGCAACGATCCATATCGATAAACCAAGTGAAGCCTTGGATATCAAAAACAGCCCGTTATACCTAAACAGCGAAACGCGTCCTTGGATGCCACGTGAAGATGGTATTCCACGTCGTGCAGGTATCAGCTCATTTGGTTTTGGCGGCACCAACTTCCATATTATTTTAGAAGAGTATCGCCCAGGTCACGATAGCGCATATCGCTTAAACTCAGTGAGCCAAACTGTGTTGATCTCGGCAAACGACCAACAAGGTATTGTTGCTGAGTTAAATAACTGGCGTACTAAACTGGCTGTCGATGCTGATCATCAAGGGTTTGTATTTAATGAGTTAGTGACAACGTGGCCATTAAAAACCCCATCCGTTAACCAAGCTCGTTTAGGTTTTGTTGCGCGTAATGCAAATGAAGCGATCGCGATGATTGATACGGCATTGAAACAATTCAATGCGAACGCAGATAAAATGACATGGTCAGTACCTACCGGGGTTTACTATCGTCAAGCCGGTATTGATGCAACAGGTAAAGTGGTTGCGCTATTCTCAGGGCAAGGTTCGCAATACGTGAACATGGGTCGTGAATTAACCTGTAACTTCCCAAGCATGATGCACAGTGCTGCGGCGATGGATAAAGAGTTCAGTGCCGCTGGTTTAGGCCAGTTATCTGCAGTTACTTTCCCTATCCCTGTTTATACGGATGCCGAGCGTAAGCTACAAGAAGAGCAATTACGTTTAACGCAACATGCGCAACCAGCGATTGGTAGTTTGAGTGTTGGTCTGTTCAAAACGTTTAAGCAAGCAGGTTTTAAAGCTGATTTTGCTGCCGGTCATAGTTTCGGTGAGTTAACCGCATTATGGGCTGCCGATGTATTGAGCGAAAGCGATTACATGATGTTAGCGCGTAGTCGTGGTCAAGCAATGGCTGCGCCAGAGCAACAAGATTTTGATGCAGGTAAGATGGCCGCTGTTGTTGGTGATCCAAAGCAAGTCGCTGTGATCATTGATACCCTTGATGATGTCTCTATTGCTAACTTCAACTCGAATAACCAAGTTGTTATTGCTGGTACTACGGAGCAGGTTGCTGTAGCGGTTACAACCTTAGGTAATGCTGGTTTCAAAGTTGTGCCACTGCCGGTATCTGCTGCGTTCCATACACCTTTAGTTCGTCACGCGCAAAAACCATTTGCTAAAGCGGTTGATAGCGCTAAATTTAAAGCGCCAAGCATTCCAGTGTTTGCTAATGGCACAGGCTTGGTGCATTCAAGCAAACCGAATGACATTAAGAAAAACCTGAAAAACCACATGCTGGAATCTGTTCATTTCAATCAAGAAATTGACAACATCTATGCTGATGGTGGCCGCGTATTTATCGAATTTGGTCCAAAGAATGTATTAACTAAATTGGTTGAAAACATTCTCACTGAAAAATCTGATGTGACTGCTATCGCGGTTAATGCTAATCCTAAACAACCTGCGGACGTACAAATGCGCCAAGCTGCGCTGCAAATGGCAGTGCTTGGTGTCGCATTAGACAATATTGACCCGTACGACGCCGTTAAGCGTCCACTTGTTGCGCCGAAAGCATCACCAATGTTGATGAAGTTATCTGCAGCGTCTTATGTTAGTCCGAAAACGAAGAAAGCGTTTGCTGATGCATTGACTGATGGCTGGACTGTTAAGCAAGCGAAAGCTGTACCTGCTGTTGTGTCACAACCACAAGTGATTGAAAAGATCGTTGAAGTTGAAAAGATAGTTGAACGCATTGTCGAAGTAGAGCGTATTGTCGAAGTAGAAAAAATCGTCTACGTTAATGCTGACGGTTCGCTTATATCGCAAAATAATCAAGACGTTAACAGCGCTGTTGTTAGCAACGTGACTAATAGCTCAGTGACTCATAGCAGTGATGCTGACCTTGTTGCCTCTATTGAACGCAGTGTTGGTCAATTTGTTGCACACCAACAGCAATTATTAAATGTACATGAACAGTTTATGCAAGGTCCACAAGACTACGCGAAAACAGTGCAGAACGTACTTGCTGCGCAGACGAGCAATGAATTACCGGAAAGTTTAGACCGTACATTGTCTATGTATAACGAGTTCCAATCAGAAACGCTACGTGTACATGAAACGTACCTGAACAATCAGACGAGCAACATGAACACCATGCTTACTGGTGCTGAAGCTGATGTGCTAGCAACCCCAATAACTCAGGTAGTGAATACAGCCGTTGCCACTAGTCACAAGGTAGTTGCTCCAGTTATTGCTAATACAGTGACGAATGTTGTATCTAGTGTCAGTAATAACGCGGCGGTTGCAGTGCAAACTGTGGCATTAGCGCCTACGCAAGAAATCGCTCCAACAGTCGCTACTACGCCAGCACCCGCATTGGTTGCTATCGTGGCTGAACCTGTGATTGTTGCGCATGTTGCTACAGAAGTTGCACCAATTACACCATCAGTTACACCAGTTGTCGCAACTCAAGCGGCTATCGATGTAGCAACTATTAACAAAGTAATGTTAGAAGTTGTTGCTGATAAAACCGGTTATCCAACGGATATGCTGGAACTGAGCATGGACATGGAAGCTGACTTAGGTATCGACTCAATCAAACGTGTTGAGATATTAGGCGCAGTACAGGAATTGATCCCTGACTTACCTGAACTTAATCCTGAAGATCTTGCTGAGCTACGCACGCTTGGTGAGATTGTCGATTACATGAATTCAAAAGCCCAGGCTGTAGCTCCTACAACAGTACCTGTAACAAGTGCACCTGTTTCGCCTGCATCTGCTGGTATTGATTTAGCCCACATCCAAAACGTAATGTTAGAAGTGGTTGCAGACAAAACCGGTTACCCAACAGACATGCTAGAACTGAGCATGGATATGGAAGCTGACTTAGGTATTGATTCAATCAAGCGTGTGGAAATCTTAGGTGCAGTACAGGAGATCATAACTGATTTACCTGAGCTAAACCCTGAAGATCTTGCTGAATTACGCACCCTAGGTGAAATCGTTAGTTACATGCAAAGCAAAGCGCCAGTCGCTGAAAGTGCGCCAGTGGCGACGGCTCCTGTAGCAACAAGCTCAGCACCGTCTATCGATTTGAACCACATTCAAACAGTGATGATGGATGTAGTTGCAGATAAGACTGGTTATCCAACTGACATGCTAGAACTTGGCATGGACATGGAAGCTGATTTAGGTATCGATTCAATCAAACGTGTGGAAATATTAGGCGCAGTGCAGGAGATCATCACTGATTTACCTGAGCTAAACCCAGAAGACCTCGCTGAATTACGCACGCTAGGTGAAATCGTTAGTTACATGCAAAGCAAAGCGCCAGTCGCTGAGAGTGCGCCAGTAGCGACGGCTTCTGTAGCAACAAGCTCTGCACCGTCTATCGATTTAAACCATATCCAAACAGTGATGATGGAAGTGGTTGCAGACAAAACCGGTTATCCAGTAGACATGTTAGAACTTGCTATGGACATGGAAGCTGACCTAGGTATCGATTCAATCAAGCGTGTAGAAATTTTAGGTGCGGTACAGGAAATCATTACTGACTTACCTGAGCTTAACCCTGAAGATCTTGCTGAACTACGTACATTAGGTGAAATCGTTAGTTACATGCAAAGCAAAGCGCCCGTAGCTGAAGCGCCTGCAGTACCTGTTGCAGTAGAAAGTGCACCTACTAGTGTAACAAGCTCAGCACCGTCTATCGATTTAGACCACATCCAAAATGTAATGATGGATGTTGTTGCTGATAAGACTGGTTATCCTGCCAATATGCTTGAATTAGCAATGGACATGGAAGCCGACCTTGGTATTGATTCAATCAAGCGTGTTGAAATTCTAGGCGCGGTACAGGAGATCATTACTGATTTACCTGAACTAAACCCAGAAGACTTAGCTGAACTACGTACGTTAGAAGAAATTGTAACCTACATGCAAAGCAAGGCGAGTGGTGTTACTGTAAATGTAGTGGCTAGCCCTGAAAATAATGCTGTATCAGATGCATTTATGCAAAGCAATGTGGCGACTATCACAGCGGCCGCAGAACATAAGGCGGAATTTAAACCGGCGCCGAGCGCAACCGTTGCTATCTCTCGTCTAAGCTCTATCAGTAAAATAAGCCAAGATTGTAAAGGTGCTAACGCCTTAATCGTAGCTGATGGCACTGATAATGCTGTGTTACTTGCAGACCACCTATTGCAAACTGGCTGGAATGTAACTGCATTGCAACCAACTTGGGTAGCTGTAACAACGACGAAAGCATTTAATAAGTCAGTGAACCTGGTGACTTTAAATGGCGTTGATGAAACTGAAATCAACAACATTATTACTGCTAACGCACAATTGGATGCAGTTATCTATCTGCACGCAAGTAGCGAAATTAATGCTATCGAATACCCACAAGCATCTAAGCAAGGCCTGATGTTAGCCTTCTTATTAGCGAAATTGAGTAAAGTAACTCAAGCCGCTAAAGTGCGTGGCGCCTTTATGATTGTTACTCAGCAGGGTGGTTCATTAGGTTTTGATGATATCGATTCTGCTACAAGTCATGATGTGAAAACAGACCTAGTACAAAGCGGCTTAAACGGTTTAGTTAAGACACTGTCTCACGAGTGGGATAACGTATTCTGTCGTGCGGTTGATATTGCTTCGTCATTAACGGCTGAACAAGTTGCAAGCCTTGTTAGTGATGAACTACTTGATGCTAACACTGTATTAACAGAAGTGGGTTATCAACAAGCTGGTAAAGGCCTTGAACGTATCACGTTAACTGGTGTGGCTACTGACAGCTATGCATTAACAGCTGGCAATAACATCGATGCTAACTCGGTATTTTTAGTGAGTGGTGGCGCAAAAGGTGTAACTGCACATTGTGTTGCTCGTATAGCTAAAGAATATCAGTCTAAGTTCATCTTATTGGGACGTTCAACGTTCTCAAGTGACGAACCGAGCTGGGCAAGTGGTATTACTGATGAAGCGGCGTTAAAGAAAGCAGCGATGCAGTCTTTGATTACAGCAGGTGATAAACCAACACCCGTTAAGATCGTACAGCTAATCAAACCAATCCAAGCTAATCGTGAAATTGCGCAAACCTTGTCTGCAATTACCGCTGCTGGTGGCCAAGCTGAATATGTTTCTGCAGATGTAACTAATGCAGCAAGCGTACAAATGGCAGTCGCTCCAGCTATCGCTAAGTTCGGTGCAATCACTGGCATCATTCATGGCGCGGGTGTGTTAGCTGACCAATTCATTGAGCAAAAAACACTGAGTGATTTTGAGTCTGTTTACAGCACTAAAATTGACGGTTTGTTATCGCTACTATCAGTCACTGAAGCAAGCAACATCAAGCAATTGGTATTGTTCTCGTCAGCGGCTGGTTTCTACGGTAACCCCGGCCAGTCTGATTACTCGATTGCCAATGAGATCTTAAATAAAACCGCATACCGCTTTAAATCATTGCACCCACAAGCTCAAGTATTGAGCTTTAACTGGGGTCCTTGGGACGGTGGCATGGTAACGCCTGAGCTTAAACGTATGTTTGACCAACGTGGTGTTTACATTATTCCACTTGATGCAGGTGCACAGTTATTGCTGAATGAACTAGCCGCTAATGATAACCGTTGTCCACAAATCCTCGTGGGTAATGACTTATCTAAAGATGCTAGCTCTGATCAAAAGTCTGATGAAAAGAGTACTGCTGTAAAAAAGCCACAAGTTAGTCGTTTATCAGATGCTTTAGTAACTAAAAGTATCAAAGCGACTAACAGTAGCTCTTTATCAAACAAGACTAGTGCTTTATCAGACAGTAGTGCTTTTCAGGTTAACGAAAACCACTTTTTAGCTGACCACATGATCAAAGGCAATCAGGTATTACCAACGGTATGCGCGATTGCTTGGATGAGTGATGCAGCAAAAGCGACTTATAGTAACCGAGACTGTGCATTGAAGTATGTCGGTTTCGAAGACTATAAATTGTTTAAAGGTGTGGTTTTTGATGGCAATGAGGCGGCGGATTACCAAATCCAATTGTCGCCTGTGACAAGGGCGTCAGAACAGGATTCTGAAGTCCGTATTGCCGCAAAGATCTTTAGCCTGAAAAGTGACGGTAAACCTGTGTTTCATTATGCAGCGACAATATTGTTAGCAACTCAGCCACTTAATGCTGTGAAGGTAGAACTTCCGACATTGACAGAAAGTGTTGATAGCAACAATAAAGTAACTGATGAAGCACAAGCGTTATACAGCAATGGCACCTTGTTCCACGGTGAAAGTCTGCAGGGCATTAAGCAGATATTAAGTTGTGACGACAAGGGCCTGCTATTGGCTTGTCAGATAACCGATGTTGCAACAGCTAAGCAGGGATCCTTCCCGTTAGCTGACAACAATATCTTTGCCAATGATTTGGTTTATCAGGCTATGTTGGTCTGGGTGCGCAAACAATTTGGTTTAGGTAGCTTACCTTCGGTGACAACGGCTTGGACTGTGTATCGTGAAGTGGTTGTAGATGAAGTATTTTATCTGCAACTTAATGTTGTTGAGCATGATCTATTGGGTTCACGCGGCAGTAAAGCCCGTTGTGATATTCAATTGATTGCTGCTGATATGCAATTACTTGCCGAAGTGAAATCAGCGCAAGTCAGTGTCAGTGACATTTTGAACGATATGTCATGA
- a CDS encoding thioesterase family protein, producing the protein MTKIYHHPVQIYYEDTDHSGVVYHPNFLKYFERAREHVINSDLLATLWNERGLGFAVYKANMTFQDGVEFAEVCDIRTSFVLDGKYKTIWRQEVWRPNATRAAVIGDIEMVCLDKQKRLQPIPDDVLAAMVSE; encoded by the coding sequence ATGACAAAGATATACCATCATCCAGTACAAATTTATTATGAAGATACCGACCATTCTGGTGTTGTTTACCACCCTAACTTTTTAAAATACTTTGAACGTGCACGTGAGCATGTGATAAATAGTGACTTACTAGCAACATTGTGGAATGAACGCGGTTTAGGTTTTGCGGTGTATAAAGCCAATATGACTTTTCAGGATGGGGTCGAATTTGCTGAAGTGTGTGATATTCGCACTTCTTTTGTCCTAGACGGTAAGTACAAAACGATCTGGCGCCAAGAAGTATGGCGTCCGAATGCGACTAGGGCTGCCGTTATCGGTGATATTGAAATGGTGTGCTTAGACAAACAAAAACGTTTACAGCCCATCCCTGATGATGTGTTAGCTGCAATGGTTAGTGAATAA